The following coding sequences lie in one Pontibacter sp. G13 genomic window:
- a CDS encoding OmpA family protein, whose translation MMKLSVTIFRAFVVVAAMGVISSCVSKKKYEEAVNKAAAEKSSLESSLAEAQEESERLKSEMAQLEQNLNMSKEEIAQLSETVKVNNTKVAGLQNAITEAFETYDQSQINVEERDGKLYITMANSILFDSGRDRLKSESKEVISTLAEVFKANQGLNILVEGHTDNDPVVIHKAKYKDNWQLSVARSLNVVRELEKMGVNPARMTASGKGDTQPIASNDSDEGKIANRRTEFVVAPKIDGLYRMYKDGFEGSTSGR comes from the coding sequence ATGATGAAACTGTCAGTAACGATCTTTAGAGCTTTCGTGGTGGTTGCTGCGATGGGTGTCATTTCCTCCTGTGTTTCCAAAAAGAAGTACGAGGAAGCTGTCAACAAAGCCGCTGCCGAAAAAAGTTCCTTGGAAAGCTCCTTGGCTGAAGCCCAAGAAGAGTCCGAGCGCTTGAAGTCTGAAATGGCTCAATTGGAGCAAAACCTCAACATGTCCAAAGAGGAAATTGCTCAGCTTAGCGAAACTGTAAAGGTTAATAACACCAAAGTAGCTGGTTTGCAAAACGCCATCACTGAAGCGTTTGAAACCTACGACCAAAGCCAAATCAACGTCGAAGAGCGTGATGGCAAGTTGTACATCACCATGGCCAACTCCATCTTGTTTGACTCCGGCCGCGATCGCTTGAAGAGCGAGTCCAAAGAAGTTATCTCTACTTTGGCTGAAGTATTCAAAGCTAACCAAGGCCTCAACATCTTGGTAGAAGGTCACACCGACAACGATCCTGTTGTTATCCACAAAGCGAAATACAAAGATAACTGGCAGCTGTCTGTTGCTCGTTCTTTGAACGTAGTTCGTGAGCTGGAAAAAATGGGTGTGAACCCTGCTCGTATGACTGCTTCTGGAAAAGGCGACACGCAGCCTATCGCTTCCAACGATTCTGACGAAGGCAAAATCGCCAACCGTCGTACCGAATTCGTTGTTGCTCCTAAAATCGACGGTCTGTACCGCATGTACAAAGACGGATTCGAAGGTTCTACCAGCGGACGCTAG
- the cysQ gene encoding 3'(2'),5'-bisphosphate nucleotidase CysQ, whose translation MNPESLLKDLKSIARAAGEEILAIYADEEKFQRVDFKANDSPLTLADQAAHNVIVAKLAEITPDIPVLSEEGRDIPYSERSQWTQFWLVDPLDGTKEFIKRNGEFTVNIALVENGNVIMGCVHVPVLNTTYSAAKGLGAFVEREGEAETKIQVADFSMTDKGLRIVCSRSHMSADVEQYVSQFDAPETVSMGSSLKLVLVAEGKADIYPRLGPTMEWDTAAAQVVVEQAGGTVINHETGAPLTYNKENLLNPYFIVFANKQESADPVS comes from the coding sequence ATGAATCCGGAATCCTTGCTGAAGGACCTCAAGTCCATCGCCCGCGCAGCTGGAGAAGAAATCCTCGCGATCTACGCTGATGAGGAAAAGTTCCAACGCGTGGACTTCAAAGCCAATGACTCCCCCCTGACGCTCGCCGATCAAGCCGCTCACAATGTGATCGTCGCTAAATTGGCTGAAATTACCCCAGATATCCCCGTCCTTTCGGAAGAGGGTAGAGACATTCCTTATTCCGAAAGATCTCAGTGGACTCAGTTCTGGCTGGTAGATCCACTCGATGGTACCAAGGAATTCATCAAGCGAAATGGCGAGTTTACCGTCAATATCGCATTGGTGGAAAATGGGAATGTGATTATGGGATGCGTGCATGTGCCCGTTCTCAACACTACCTATTCTGCTGCCAAAGGCTTGGGCGCTTTCGTCGAGCGCGAAGGTGAAGCCGAAACCAAGATCCAAGTGGCAGACTTCTCCATGACAGATAAAGGTCTGCGAATCGTTTGCTCCCGCTCCCACATGAGTGCAGATGTAGAGCAATACGTCAGCCAATTTGATGCACCTGAGACGGTTTCTATGGGAAGCTCCCTCAAGTTGGTACTCGTGGCTGAGGGCAAAGCTGATATTTACCCGCGTCTTGGACCTACTATGGAGTGGGACACCGCGGCCGCACAAGTCGTCGTAGAGCAAGCGGGTGGTACAGTCATCAATCACGAGACAGGTGCTCCATTGACTTACAACAAGGAAAACCTCCTGAACCCGTACTTCATCGTATTCGCCAACAAGCAAGAATCAGCTGATCCTGTATCCTGA
- a CDS encoding tagaturonate reductase: MNPLLTQSLLAQLDPNQVQLPLPEDADRPARILQFGTGVLLRGLVDYLVDAGNRSGDFDGRIVVVQSTGNSKAQQWQAQDGLFTIQMEGFRAGNSEKGAIIPGSVCRVLAARDEWDDLLAYARDPRMDIVVSNTTEIGLHFKAETIGDTCPDTYPAKLTALLYERFKHFEGAPDKGWLVLPTELIAGNGSLLKSVVFQHIKGQNWPEEFATWVTANVHFCDTLVDRIVPGKPGDEEHAELERQLGYTDPMMVKSELYALWAIEGKPEWADRLGFVKAGKGAVLTEDITPYRERKLRILNGSHTLSVAAGHLAGLETVREMMADDVMGPFVERVILDEIAVGLPVDPASAQAFGKEVIDRFRNPFLHHKLLDITLQYTSKMKARNVPNFQYFLDHAGTGAPLMAMGFAAFLHFARPVKEDLGKFYGEWNGQSYLLRDDQASYWWNLHQNFDVQDVDQRRDFLTTVLTDEERWGMNLLSLGNFGEMVTAAYEDILTIGVRESVSKRLKVSDLR; this comes from the coding sequence ATGAATCCTTTATTGACCCAATCCCTACTCGCTCAATTGGACCCCAACCAAGTCCAATTGCCTTTGCCGGAAGACGCAGATCGTCCTGCTCGTATCCTCCAGTTTGGTACCGGAGTATTGCTCCGCGGCTTGGTCGATTATCTGGTAGATGCAGGCAATCGTAGCGGAGATTTTGATGGTAGAATTGTCGTCGTTCAATCTACCGGCAATTCCAAAGCTCAGCAATGGCAAGCGCAAGATGGCCTATTCACGATCCAGATGGAAGGGTTTCGCGCTGGAAACTCTGAGAAGGGCGCCATCATCCCCGGTAGTGTCTGCCGAGTGTTGGCTGCTCGTGACGAATGGGATGATTTGCTGGCCTATGCCCGAGATCCACGCATGGATATCGTCGTGTCCAATACCACCGAAATCGGTCTCCACTTCAAGGCAGAAACCATTGGCGATACTTGCCCTGACACCTATCCAGCAAAACTTACCGCACTGTTGTATGAACGCTTCAAGCATTTTGAGGGAGCGCCAGATAAGGGGTGGCTTGTCCTGCCAACCGAATTGATCGCAGGCAATGGTTCTCTGCTCAAGTCCGTGGTGTTTCAGCATATCAAAGGGCAAAACTGGCCTGAGGAATTTGCCACTTGGGTCACTGCGAATGTACATTTCTGCGATACCTTGGTGGATCGGATTGTACCGGGCAAACCGGGAGATGAGGAGCATGCTGAATTGGAGCGACAATTGGGCTATACAGATCCGATGATGGTCAAGTCCGAATTGTATGCGTTGTGGGCTATCGAGGGAAAACCCGAATGGGCAGATCGCTTGGGATTTGTCAAAGCCGGAAAGGGAGCTGTTCTGACCGAAGATATCACGCCGTATCGTGAGCGAAAGCTCCGAATCTTGAATGGGTCGCATACCCTCAGCGTGGCAGCGGGACATTTGGCTGGCTTGGAGACCGTCCGTGAAATGATGGCGGATGACGTGATGGGACCTTTTGTGGAACGTGTCATTTTGGACGAAATCGCAGTGGGCCTTCCTGTCGATCCAGCAAGTGCCCAGGCATTCGGAAAAGAGGTTATTGATCGATTCCGAAATCCTTTCCTACATCACAAATTGCTCGATATTACCCTTCAATACACCTCCAAAATGAAGGCACGCAACGTGCCCAACTTCCAATATTTCCTCGATCATGCGGGTACTGGAGCCCCGCTAATGGCAATGGGATTTGCCGCATTCCTGCATTTTGCGCGTCCTGTGAAGGAAGATTTAGGAAAATTCTACGGCGAATGGAATGGCCAATCCTATTTGCTGAGAGATGATCAAGCTTCCTACTGGTGGAATCTGCACCAGAATTTCGATGTGCAAGATGTTGACCAAAGGCGCGATTTTCTTACAACCGTTTTGACCGATGAGGAACGATGGGGAATGAATCTCCTATCTCTCGGGAATTTTGGGGAAATGGTTACAGCCGCCTATGAGGATATCTTGACCATTGGGGTGCGGGAGTCTGTGTCCAAACGACTGAAAGTTAGTGATTTGAGGTAA
- a CDS encoding OmpA family protein, with amino-acid sequence MKKFYMLWVLLLGALGGVAQPSSGFEIDTVYFGFDSFFLKEESKQSLDSLIGKFTSYPYYYVEVYGHTDSIGSDVYNLDLSEQRARAVALYLTEQGVSLDRITYEGLGTNKPVMTNDSYFGRLQNRRVDIAVVYTTENLVPEDTTPVVVEVVEELPPAPKVDTIYCDYKPFMINPAKQTVVFTPKGTKLVIPEQAFVTNSEELSVEMKEMFERVQMVESSMPTISKNGPLESPSMFAFTVKDGRRFPRINEGVTFEVELPAGRRDANMAVYKGNGGSRGGSRKKGKGASAMDAGDPNFPAVKVWKKLEGDEVRYLGKDKKYKFGVTDPGRYAVARPLYYSQNTPRDDNGIDIFVKFKGKRFPKTTSTMIMGETVKTYIPLKKESDRVYTAQKVKFVDEGTNMVLFAVQFDDDGNPWIIEREFKTSQAKGKSDGGKTRKKLKIKAKFRKIDKDDYQDILQGL; translated from the coding sequence ATGAAAAAGTTTTACATGCTCTGGGTGTTGTTGCTCGGTGCTCTTGGTGGCGTGGCACAGCCGTCAAGTGGATTCGAGATCGATACCGTATATTTTGGATTCGACAGTTTCTTCTTGAAGGAAGAATCCAAACAATCTCTGGATTCCCTGATCGGGAAGTTCACCAGCTATCCTTATTACTACGTCGAAGTCTACGGACACACCGATTCTATCGGGTCTGACGTGTATAACTTGGATTTGAGTGAACAACGCGCACGTGCTGTAGCCCTCTACTTGACGGAGCAAGGCGTTTCCCTCGATCGGATCACCTATGAAGGATTGGGTACCAATAAGCCCGTAATGACCAATGACTCCTATTTTGGTCGCCTTCAAAACCGTCGCGTTGATATCGCAGTGGTCTACACCACCGAAAATTTGGTTCCAGAAGATACGACCCCTGTGGTTGTAGAGGTCGTGGAGGAACTTCCTCCTGCCCCCAAAGTGGATACCATTTATTGCGACTACAAGCCTTTCATGATCAACCCTGCCAAGCAGACGGTTGTATTCACCCCGAAAGGAACCAAGCTCGTCATTCCTGAACAAGCTTTTGTGACAAACTCCGAGGAGCTGTCCGTCGAGATGAAGGAAATGTTTGAGCGAGTCCAGATGGTGGAATCTTCCATGCCGACGATTTCCAAAAACGGTCCGTTGGAATCCCCCAGTATGTTTGCTTTCACTGTCAAGGATGGCCGCCGCTTTCCTCGAATCAATGAAGGCGTGACATTCGAAGTGGAATTGCCAGCAGGTCGCCGTGATGCCAATATGGCTGTCTACAAAGGAAACGGTGGTTCTCGTGGAGGATCTCGCAAAAAAGGAAAAGGTGCTTCTGCTATGGATGCAGGTGATCCTAATTTCCCCGCGGTCAAGGTCTGGAAGAAGTTGGAAGGAGATGAGGTGCGCTACCTTGGAAAGGACAAGAAATACAAATTCGGAGTGACTGATCCCGGTCGCTACGCCGTGGCTCGCCCTTTGTACTACTCTCAGAATACTCCACGCGATGACAATGGCATCGACATTTTCGTGAAGTTCAAAGGCAAGCGTTTCCCCAAGACTACCTCTACCATGATCATGGGGGAGACAGTCAAAACTTATATCCCGTTGAAAAAGGAGTCCGATCGCGTCTACACGGCTCAGAAAGTGAAGTTTGTGGACGAAGGAACCAACATGGTGTTGTTTGCAGTTCAATTTGATGATGATGGAAACCCATGGATCATCGAGCGCGAATTCAAAACCTCCCAAGCCAAAGGGAAATCAGACGGTGGAAAGACACGCAAGAAATTGAAGATTAAAGCCAAGTTCCGCAAAATTGATAAGGACGATTATCAAGACATTTTGCAAGGGCTCTAA
- a CDS encoding threonine/serine dehydratase, translated as MNVHRQVQLAEQRIRPYILKTPVEYSPWLSRDTGAEVWLKLEHIQTTGSFKLRGAANHILSASEEARNRGLITASTGNHGSAFAYMCHKLGVPGTIYLPNGTAQSKIDYMRMYGVELKFIGTDPLESELAAREASAQTGKSFISPYNDEAVVAGQGTMGLELFAQLPDLSTVFVPVGGGGLISGTAGYLKGARPGIEIIGCSPEKSPAMHRSLEAGEIIEVATYPTWSDGTAGGLEPGSITFDLCQKYVDRMELVSEEDIQAALRYLLEKHQWMVEGAAGLALATFRRIAAEYRDKQVVLVLCGRKLGIDRLRELIRD; from the coding sequence ATGAACGTACATCGCCAAGTCCAACTCGCCGAACAACGCATTCGCCCATATATCCTCAAGACGCCCGTTGAATATTCGCCATGGCTCAGCCGAGATACCGGAGCCGAGGTCTGGCTCAAGCTGGAGCATATTCAGACCACTGGTTCATTCAAGCTCAGAGGCGCGGCCAATCACATCCTATCTGCCTCGGAGGAAGCGCGTAATCGTGGATTGATTACCGCCTCCACGGGAAATCACGGATCGGCCTTTGCCTACATGTGCCACAAGCTAGGCGTTCCCGGTACAATCTATCTACCCAATGGAACTGCCCAAAGCAAGATCGATTACATGCGCATGTATGGGGTCGAATTGAAATTCATCGGAACAGATCCACTCGAATCGGAGCTTGCCGCGAGAGAAGCTTCCGCCCAAACCGGAAAATCCTTCATTTCTCCCTACAATGATGAGGCAGTAGTCGCCGGTCAAGGGACAATGGGTCTGGAGCTATTCGCGCAGTTACCTGATCTCTCCACTGTGTTTGTACCTGTGGGCGGAGGCGGGTTGATCTCTGGGACAGCGGGATATTTAAAGGGCGCTCGTCCAGGTATCGAGATTATCGGTTGCTCTCCGGAGAAATCCCCTGCGATGCACAGATCCTTGGAGGCAGGCGAAATCATCGAGGTAGCTACCTACCCTACTTGGTCCGATGGAACTGCAGGAGGATTGGAGCCGGGCAGCATCACCTTTGATTTGTGCCAAAAGTATGTCGATCGGATGGAGCTTGTCTCGGAGGAAGACATTCAAGCCGCCCTCCGGTATCTGCTCGAAAAACACCAATGGATGGTCGAAGGTGCTGCCGGGCTAGCATTGGCAACCTTCCGGAGGATTGCTGCTGAATATCGGGACAAGCAGGTGGTACTCGTTCTGTGTGGTCGAAAACTCGGCATTGACCGATTGCGCGAATTGATTCGCGATTAG
- the trxB gene encoding thioredoxin-disulfide reductase, with amino-acid sequence MSQANGQSNHEKVIIIGSGPAGYTAAIYAARAELKPLMFSGMQPGGQLMITTDVENYPGYPEGIMGPEMMEDFRKQAERFGTRIKYEPVVKVDLESTPKRLWSDSGEEYTADSVIISTGAKAKWLGIEAEEKYANKGVSACAVCDGFFFRGKEVVIVGGGDTAAEEALYLSKLATTVHMLVRRDALRASKIMAARVQAAENVKVYWNTEAFDISGDDKVEQVHVRNNKTGEEQAIDASAFFVAIGHKPSTEIFDGQITMDDAGYIIVDAGTSKTNLEGVFACGDAADKVYRQAVTAAGTGCMAALDAERWLAAQEAPVSA; translated from the coding sequence ATGAGTCAGGCAAACGGCCAATCCAATCACGAAAAAGTGATCATCATCGGTTCCGGTCCCGCCGGTTATACCGCAGCGATATATGCCGCAAGGGCGGAATTGAAGCCACTCATGTTTAGTGGTATGCAACCTGGAGGTCAGCTCATGATCACCACCGACGTTGAAAACTATCCCGGATACCCAGAAGGAATCATGGGGCCTGAAATGATGGAAGATTTCCGCAAGCAGGCTGAGCGTTTCGGTACCCGAATCAAATATGAGCCAGTTGTCAAAGTAGACCTTGAGTCTACGCCTAAGCGCCTCTGGTCTGATTCTGGCGAAGAATACACCGCTGATTCTGTCATCATCTCTACAGGTGCCAAAGCCAAATGGCTGGGAATCGAAGCAGAGGAAAAATACGCCAACAAAGGGGTAAGTGCCTGTGCAGTTTGTGACGGATTCTTCTTCCGTGGTAAAGAAGTGGTCATCGTAGGAGGTGGAGATACCGCCGCTGAAGAAGCCCTTTACCTTTCCAAATTGGCAACTACCGTACACATGCTGGTCCGCCGAGATGCGCTTCGTGCATCCAAGATCATGGCTGCTCGTGTACAAGCTGCTGAGAACGTCAAGGTGTACTGGAATACCGAAGCATTCGATATCTCCGGGGACGATAAAGTGGAGCAAGTTCACGTCCGCAACAACAAGACGGGTGAAGAACAGGCGATTGATGCTTCTGCTTTCTTTGTGGCTATTGGTCACAAGCCAAGCACGGAGATCTTCGACGGCCAGATCACCATGGATGACGCAGGCTACATCATCGTAGATGCGGGTACTTCCAAGACCAACCTTGAAGGCGTATTCGCTTGTGGCGATGCCGCAGACAAGGTGTACCGTCAGGCAGTCACTGCTGCAGGTACAGGTTGTATGGCAGCACTTGACGCAGAAAGATGGTTGGCAGCTCAAGAAGCGCCAGTCTCTGCATAA
- a CDS encoding PQQ-dependent sugar dehydrogenase — protein MVRIIFFSQLIIWLSLAQPLMAQPDLELVTFATGLNTPVAITHAGDSRLFVVDQTGKIQIVQSDGTVNAFPFLDITSKVRYGGERGLLGLAFAPDFATSGSFYVNYTRQPDNVSVIARYQVTTGQPDIADPLSENILLTVPQPFNNHNGGDLAFGPDGYLYAAFGDGGSAGDPDDYGQNTQSYLGKILRLDVSGNGAYSIPADNPFVGATDTLAEIWSLGWRNPWRISFDRETGDMWIGDVGQGLREEISFESADFEGGGNYGWRCVEGDVIFNSSGCDSIGAYISPILAYNHSIGASVTGGYVYRGDSFPDLDGYYIFSDYVSGNFWTLFPTTPGVFDTTYQGKLLPNEQASTFGENVDGELFVAALTQGTIYRIRDLNSSPPTSIDPLTYTSAWAYPQPWIDELKVEKPSEWQGSWKVVLWNLEGQMVRQTTAIQQSSTQLSREDLPVGIYLLEARQSGQASKWQKVWIAE, from the coding sequence ATGGTTCGTATCATTTTTTTTTCTCAACTCATCATCTGGCTGAGCTTGGCCCAACCGCTCATGGCACAACCCGATCTCGAGCTGGTGACATTCGCGACAGGTTTGAATACACCGGTTGCCATCACACATGCCGGGGATAGCCGCCTTTTTGTCGTGGACCAAACCGGCAAAATTCAGATCGTCCAATCAGACGGTACCGTCAACGCCTTTCCGTTCCTCGATATTACCAGCAAGGTCAGATATGGCGGTGAACGCGGACTCCTCGGTTTGGCGTTCGCACCGGACTTTGCCACTTCTGGCTCATTTTATGTCAATTACACCCGCCAGCCAGACAATGTATCTGTCATTGCTCGCTATCAAGTAACTACCGGGCAGCCAGATATTGCTGATCCGCTTTCTGAAAACATCTTGCTCACCGTGCCTCAGCCATTCAACAACCACAATGGAGGCGATCTTGCATTTGGTCCTGATGGTTATCTCTATGCGGCTTTCGGGGACGGTGGGAGTGCAGGAGATCCCGATGATTACGGACAGAATACACAGTCCTATTTGGGGAAAATCCTCCGATTGGATGTCTCAGGAAATGGCGCCTACTCGATCCCAGCAGATAATCCATTCGTTGGCGCAACCGATACCCTCGCAGAAATCTGGTCCTTGGGCTGGCGCAATCCTTGGAGAATCTCCTTTGATCGAGAAACGGGAGATATGTGGATAGGAGATGTAGGCCAAGGTTTGCGAGAGGAAATCAGCTTTGAAAGCGCCGATTTTGAAGGAGGAGGAAACTATGGTTGGAGATGTGTTGAGGGGGACGTCATTTTCAATTCTTCGGGATGTGATTCGATCGGAGCCTACATCTCGCCCATACTTGCTTACAATCACTCTATCGGAGCCTCAGTGACTGGTGGATACGTGTATCGAGGGGACTCCTTTCCGGATCTGGATGGATACTACATTTTCTCCGATTATGTCTCCGGCAATTTCTGGACCCTATTCCCTACCACTCCGGGGGTGTTTGATACGACATATCAAGGCAAACTCCTCCCCAATGAGCAAGCGAGCACATTCGGCGAAAATGTAGACGGAGAACTATTCGTAGCTGCCCTCACTCAAGGAACCATTTACCGCATTCGGGACCTCAACTCCTCTCCTCCCACGAGCATCGACCCATTGACCTACACGTCTGCCTGGGCCTATCCTCAGCCTTGGATAGATGAATTGAAAGTGGAAAAACCCTCCGAATGGCAAGGAAGCTGGAAAGTGGTCCTTTGGAACCTCGAAGGACAAATGGTCCGGCAGACAACGGCGATCCAGCAATCCTCGACCCAACTTAGCCGAGAGGATCTCCCTGTAGGAATCTATCTACTGGAAGCGCGGCAATCGGGACAGGCATCCAAATGGCAGAAAGTTTGGATTGCCGAGTAG
- a CDS encoding ankyrin repeat domain-containing protein, which produces MRLFEAICEHDILLVKAHLQQGGSPDLQDDMGSTLLHAAIREDSMDITGLLMEYGALVDSSDDFGNTPMHIAALFGNLQAAKLLAQWGVDIDRFTTRRSWTPLMVAINLGHLDMIDWFLTEGANVNHVGREEGWTPLMLAADKGMDGVTMELIQRGANVHAHLSNGDEAGKAAIHLAAYQGSVPIAEALVNQGGRPDNPPAGGGLTALHWAVYNEHNDLLDYFLGLNLNLNVRATGIYHGRVPLHYAISGKNLSAAEKLLRKGANPLVEDVEGLTPLDIAQNASMRSSLETYRIMIDLLEAYI; this is translated from the coding sequence ATGAGGTTGTTCGAGGCAATATGTGAGCATGACATCTTGTTGGTCAAAGCACATTTGCAACAAGGTGGTAGCCCAGATCTTCAAGATGACATGGGTAGCACGCTTTTGCATGCCGCAATTCGGGAAGATAGCATGGACATCACCGGGCTCTTGATGGAATATGGAGCCTTGGTGGACTCTTCTGATGACTTCGGAAACACCCCGATGCATATTGCTGCGCTATTTGGCAATCTCCAAGCAGCCAAGCTCCTCGCTCAATGGGGCGTAGATATCGATCGTTTTACCACCCGCCGTTCTTGGACGCCACTGATGGTGGCCATCAATCTTGGACATTTGGATATGATCGACTGGTTCTTGACTGAGGGGGCAAATGTCAATCATGTCGGTAGGGAAGAAGGATGGACGCCGCTGATGTTGGCAGCCGACAAAGGGATGGATGGAGTGACGATGGAATTGATTCAGCGCGGTGCCAATGTTCATGCTCACCTAAGCAATGGAGACGAAGCCGGAAAAGCAGCCATTCATTTGGCAGCTTACCAAGGCAGTGTGCCCATCGCTGAGGCTCTCGTCAATCAAGGCGGCCGCCCCGACAACCCACCAGCTGGTGGAGGATTGACAGCGTTGCATTGGGCGGTATACAATGAGCACAACGACCTGTTGGACTATTTCCTCGGATTGAACCTCAACTTGAATGTTCGGGCTACGGGGATTTATCACGGTCGGGTACCGCTTCACTATGCGATTTCCGGAAAAAATCTTTCTGCTGCTGAAAAGCTCCTCCGAAAAGGGGCTAATCCTTTGGTGGAAGATGTAGAAGGCCTCACTCCCCTCGATATCGCGCAGAATGCCAGCATGCGCTCCTCCCTGGAGACCTATCGAATCATGATAGATTTGCTGGAAGCCTATATTTGA
- a CDS encoding peptide chain release factor 3, whose amino-acid sequence MGFIEEINRRRTFAIISHPDAGKTTLTEKLLLFGGAIQTAGAVKSNKIKRGATSDFMEIERQRGISVATSVMGFEYKDMQVNILDTPGHQDFAEDTYRTLTAVDSVIVVIDVAKGVEAQTEKLVKVCRMRDTPVMVFINKMDREGKDPFELLDEIEQKLGLTVRPLSWPVGMGKNFRGVYNLFDQKMALFTAHGKQSIDDTVLIQDLADSKLDDMIGDDNAETLREEADLINGVYPEFEREDYLAGMVSPVFFGSAINNFGVRELLDCFVQIAPSPQPAHTEEREIKPDESKFTGFVFKIHANMDPNHRNRLAFVRICSGIFERNKNYRHVRLGKNFKFSSPTTFMASKKSIIEEAYPGDIVGLYDTGNFKIGDTLTEGEQLHFKGIPSFSPELFQYVENADPMKSKQLAKGLNQLMDEGVAQLFIHQTSGRKIIGTVGALQFDVIQYRLKHEYSATCRYESASLYKACWITTDDPAILKAFRIRKAKNMAKDKHGHDVFLATSSWDLNSTQELFPEVKFHFTSEF is encoded by the coding sequence ATGGGATTCATCGAGGAGATCAATCGTAGACGTACATTCGCCATTATCAGTCACCCGGATGCGGGTAAGACCACGCTTACCGAGAAGCTGCTGCTTTTTGGTGGCGCTATCCAAACGGCTGGGGCGGTCAAGTCCAACAAGATCAAACGCGGGGCGACTTCTGACTTTATGGAGATCGAACGCCAGCGGGGAATCTCGGTCGCTACCTCTGTCATGGGTTTTGAGTACAAGGATATGCAGGTCAATATCCTCGATACCCCTGGTCACCAGGATTTCGCAGAAGATACCTACCGTACCTTGACAGCTGTGGATTCTGTGATTGTGGTGATCGACGTAGCCAAAGGGGTGGAGGCCCAGACTGAAAAATTGGTCAAGGTCTGCCGGATGCGAGATACGCCTGTCATGGTTTTCATCAATAAGATGGACCGAGAAGGTAAAGACCCCTTTGAATTGCTGGATGAAATCGAGCAGAAACTCGGATTGACGGTCCGGCCTTTGAGCTGGCCTGTCGGAATGGGTAAGAATTTCCGAGGCGTCTATAACCTCTTTGACCAAAAAATGGCCTTGTTTACCGCTCATGGTAAGCAGTCCATCGATGATACCGTCCTCATTCAAGATCTCGCCGATTCCAAACTGGACGATATGATCGGGGATGACAATGCTGAAACGCTCCGTGAGGAGGCAGATCTGATCAATGGCGTCTATCCGGAATTTGAACGTGAAGACTACCTGGCAGGGATGGTTTCTCCGGTATTCTTCGGATCTGCTATCAACAACTTTGGGGTTCGCGAATTGCTGGATTGCTTTGTTCAAATTGCGCCATCTCCCCAACCAGCCCACACCGAGGAGCGCGAGATCAAGCCCGATGAGTCCAAGTTCACCGGATTCGTCTTTAAGATCCACGCCAACATGGACCCCAATCACCGGAACCGATTGGCGTTCGTGAGGATCTGCTCAGGCATTTTTGAGCGAAACAAAAACTATCGCCATGTACGGTTAGGCAAGAACTTCAAATTTTCCAGCCCGACGACCTTCATGGCTTCCAAGAAATCCATTATCGAGGAGGCTTATCCGGGGGATATCGTTGGCCTATACGATACAGGAAATTTCAAAATCGGGGATACGCTTACAGAAGGCGAACAACTTCACTTTAAGGGAATTCCCAGTTTCTCGCCAGAACTGTTTCAATATGTCGAGAATGCTGACCCGATGAAGTCCAAACAGCTGGCCAAAGGACTCAATCAGCTCATGGATGAAGGTGTGGCTCAGTTGTTTATCCACCAGACTTCTGGCCGGAAGATTATCGGGACCGTAGGTGCGCTTCAGTTTGATGTGATTCAGTACCGCCTCAAGCACGAGTACAGCGCTACCTGTAGGTATGAATCTGCGAGTCTATATAAGGCTTGTTGGATCACTACAGATGACCCGGCAATCCTCAAGGCTTTCCGGATTCGAAAAGCCAAAAATATGGCAAAGGATAAGCATGGCCACGATGTTTTCCTGGCAACTTCGAGCTGGGACCTCAATTCTACGCAGGAACTCTTTCCCGAAGTGAAGTTCCATTTTACCAGTGAATTCTAA